One window of Ignavibacteriota bacterium genomic DNA carries:
- a CDS encoding prolyl oligopeptidase family serine peptidase, with product MLSAGLQTTDAQSKVETGFLNRTVDVKGATYKYQVYVPADYASSQKWPVILFLHGAGERGKDGLLQTQVGLPAVIRGDVKKYPAIVVMPQVPPDSMWNGAAAQAAMLALETTLKEYATDADRVYLTGLSMGGNGSFYLGYRHAEKFAAVVPICGWITPWTERWRPADVVAPGDGATAFERMAEKLAKTPVWIFHGEMDPVVPVEQSRKAAEALMKINPLAKYTEVAGVGHNSWDNTYNSGSFIAWLFAQKKH from the coding sequence ATGCTCTCGGCAGGTCTCCAGACCACGGATGCACAGTCGAAGGTCGAGACGGGATTCCTCAACCGCACGGTGGATGTGAAGGGGGCGACATACAAGTATCAGGTGTATGTGCCGGCGGACTATGCCTCGTCTCAGAAGTGGCCGGTGATCCTGTTCCTGCACGGCGCAGGCGAGCGCGGCAAGGATGGCCTGCTGCAAACGCAGGTCGGGTTGCCTGCCGTGATCCGCGGCGATGTGAAGAAGTATCCCGCCATCGTGGTGATGCCGCAGGTGCCGCCGGATTCGATGTGGAATGGTGCCGCGGCGCAGGCGGCGATGCTGGCGCTCGAGACGACCTTGAAGGAGTATGCCACGGATGCGGACCGGGTGTATCTCACCGGACTGTCGATGGGCGGGAATGGTTCGTTCTATCTTGGCTACCGCCATGCGGAGAAGTTCGCCGCAGTGGTCCCCATCTGTGGCTGGATCACGCCCTGGACCGAGCGCTGGCGTCCTGCCGATGTGGTGGCGCCCGGCGACGGGGCGACCGCATTCGAGCGGATGGCGGAGAAGCTGGCAAAGACGCCGGTGTGGATCTTCCACGGCGAGATGGACCCCGTCGTACCGGTGGAGCAGTCGCGCAAAGCGGCTGAGGCGCTGATGAAGATCAACCCGCTGGCCAAATACACGGAGGTTGCGGGCGTGGGACACAACTCCTGGGACAATACCTACAACTCGGGATCATTCATCGCGTGGTTGTTCGCGCAAAAGAAGCACTGA
- a CDS encoding carbonic anhydrase, translated as MERLCAVEKAVDIPAQYRGTPIADMLEFHNLDRPYQTYASSQLLIGMCMDNRKHLHIPDNFAYIIRSGGANLRYSEFKVSYAIGVGGVRCIALVGHDQCGMVNLVARRQLFVDGLVEHAGWTLQAAEEHFNTFAPMFELTNEVDFILSEVQRLRSRYPAILVAPMIYRMEDNRLYMIRES; from the coding sequence ATGGAACGATTGTGTGCTGTTGAGAAGGCGGTTGATATCCCGGCACAGTACCGCGGCACGCCGATCGCGGACATGCTGGAGTTCCACAACCTGGACCGGCCATACCAGACCTACGCCAGCTCGCAGTTGCTGATCGGGATGTGCATGGACAACCGGAAGCACCTGCATATCCCGGACAACTTCGCGTACATCATCCGTTCGGGCGGCGCGAACCTCCGCTACAGCGAGTTCAAGGTCTCGTATGCGATCGGTGTCGGCGGCGTGCGGTGCATCGCTCTCGTGGGGCACGACCAGTGCGGCATGGTGAACCTGGTGGCGCGACGGCAACTATTCGTTGACGGGCTCGTTGAACATGCAGGATGGACGCTCCAGGCCGCGGAAGAGCATTTCAACACGTTCGCTCCGATGTTCGAACTGACCAACGAAGTGGATTTCATCCTCAGCGAGGTCCAGCGGTTGCGGTCACGGTATCCGGCGATCCTCGTGGCGCCGATGATCTACCGGATGGAAGACAACCGGCTCTACATGATCCGCGAAAGCTGA
- a CDS encoding acyl-CoA thioesterase, with protein sequence MQIDLRFTVPAYDIDAMGIVSNIVYVRWFEDLRTAFLEKYHPLRVMLAAGVTPILAHTDIHYRWPITIQDQPTGEAWIESMGRSKWQIGFEIRVGERVCCTGTQEGIFVDLKTRRPVPAPAQLITAYEAAVKVAAGDA encoded by the coding sequence ATGCAGATCGACCTGCGCTTCACCGTGCCTGCGTACGATATCGACGCCATGGGGATCGTGAGCAACATCGTGTATGTGCGCTGGTTCGAGGACCTGCGCACCGCATTCCTCGAGAAGTATCACCCGTTGCGGGTGATGCTCGCTGCGGGTGTGACGCCGATCCTGGCACACACGGACATTCATTACCGCTGGCCCATCACGATCCAGGACCAACCTACGGGTGAGGCGTGGATCGAGTCGATGGGGAGGTCGAAGTGGCAGATCGGTTTTGAGATCCGTGTCGGCGAGAGGGTGTGCTGTACGGGAACACAGGAGGGCATCTTCGTGGATCTGAAGACCCGCCGGCCGGTGCCGGCACCCGCACAACTTATCACCGCGTACGAAGCGGCTGTGAAGGTCGCCGCGGGAGATGCGTGA